atttattaactaaaataccatttagcggaaacaacttgactattaTCTACCCTgtagtccatttagtttagcgaAAATGCACCTTGCACAAGGAGAGAGCCACTTTGTGATTCATTGCCTGGAAAGGTCTATACACTGTCTACGCCTCCCAGACACCCATCAATGTGTGCTAACTTTGCATACTTTCTTGttgtttttggttattttgCTACTCTTTCTCAGTATATCTCTACTTGCGTGTCGTACAAAGCATCTGCGTAGTACTTGTCTCCCTCGTAGGTGAATGTTGCGTTGGTCTGTAATTCTTGTTTTGTTCCCCAATTTCTTGTCCCGTTATTTGGTCGGGTTTTGCGGTTTTTGACTAATTTGGGGGActctttgattttttcttggacACTGGATATGAATAGTTATTTTGCTTCTCTTTGTCCACCAAGATCTTTTTCTTGCATGTTGCAGGAATCATCTGGGCGGATAGTTTATTTCTAGTTGGTGGAATATTGCTTTGTTGAGTAAATCTTTTGTTGTTTAATACCAACTTTGTCATTGTGTTCCTTGGTGGCGTTTCTAGAGTTAAGAGTAATTATGGGGTCGtttgttttttctcttaaaAGATATTTTAATTTCAGTAGTTATTTTACTTCTCTTCCTCAGTATACTATACACTCTTTACTTGCATGTTGTATGTAGCACTTTTTACCTCTATTTTTACCGTGACGCCTCGTTTTCTTTTCGTAAAAAATCCCTGATATTCTTCTTCAGTAGTAACAttattcaagtttttcttttgtttattgtttcaTCGCCTCATCTCATTACATGCGTATAGCATGTTTTGGAATTTGGTGAGCACTGTTTTGTTGTTAAAATTACATGCGTATAGCATGTTTTGGAATTTGGTGAGCactgtttttttgttaaatccTCATTTCTTACTCTATTGCTTGGTGGGTTTCTGGGGTTTGGACTAATTCTTtatgctttttgatttgctctTAAAAATTGGACCTTAGTTGCCATTTTGTCTCTCTTTTCCACTATAATATCTGCTTGCACGTTGTAAGAAGCTTTTTTTTACTGGATTTCTCGATCGAAGCCGTTAACTTTTTGACAGCTCTATTTTTGCCCAGGTAGTTTTGTCTTCTAActtttgtttgtctttgttGTTTTCCAGTTTTCATGTTGTGCTTAATATTCCTCCGGCTTTAAACTCAAATCTTTGGTGGCAAGATGAGAACCTGTCATACAGAGTGAGAGTGGTGGAAGAAGAGAGTGAATAATAAACATTTTGCCTTTTTGGTAGTCAAGTGTCTGTGGAATTGTAATTTAAGTGGGTTCAAATAGTGTTGATCAGTTATGGAACAAGGTGTGGGTTCAGAGTCTATTCCTACACCGGGTTCTATGGATAAATCTAAGATTTTTGATATAAGGCCATTGCGATGTCTTGTTCCAACATTCCCATCCTCTCCTGGCACATCCGCCTTCTCATCTCCCCAAACTTCACCCTTCATGTGTTTCCCTCCAACTGGTCCTTTTCCACCTGGGGTTTCTCCATTTTATCCCTTTCTTGTCCCAGCAGAGTCTCTAAGGTCTGCGGTACCCAATCAAGCAGGGCACAGTGGCTTTAACAATGCAATCCCATCACCTGTTCCCCTAACTTCATTTAGGCCAACCTCGACAAAGAAGTCTCGGGCTGCAAATGGAAGCACTGGGCCATCCAGAAAGAGTTCTAGATATCGTACAGCTGGTATCCATTTGGATGAAGATGGTTATAGTGACTCCCAACATCAGACTGACCAGTATCTGAGTGGCTTCAGTATGCATGTCGCTGATGCAGAAGATACCGGTAGTAAGGTGaggagaaggaaaggaaaatccGAGATGAGGACAAGGAGTGGCCGAGAGGTTTCTCCTGGTGTTGACATTGACTTAGTAGCCAATAGTTTCCTGGAATCTTTCAATCTTGCGGAGTTCGATTCAGTTAGGCAAGCCGATGGTGATACCCAGTCGATTAGATACATTTTAATGATATTTGATTTGCTCCGGAGAAGGATAACCCAAGTTGAGGAAGGAAGGGAGGCAGCTCCAGGGGGATTAAGACGTCCAGACTTAAAAGCTGGCGCTATCTTGATGAATAAAGGAGTTAGAACAAACACCAAGAAGAGGATTGGAGCTGTACCAGGGATTGAAATAGGGGACATCTTTTTTTTCAGGATGGAAATGTGTTTGGTGGGTTTGCATGCTCCATCAATGGCTGGGATTGATTTTATGAGTTTCAAGCTTGTTCAAGGCGAAGATTCTTTGGCTATAAGCATTGTCTCATCTGGAGGATACGAGGATAATGTTGACGATGGGGATGTGTTGATTTACAGTGGCCAAGGTGGAAATATTTACAGAAAAGATAGATTTGTAGATATAACGGATCAGAAACTTGAAAGGGGTAATCTAGCATTGGAGAAGAGTTTGCATCGAGGCAACCATGTTCGAGTTATTCGCGGTGTGAAAGATGTGGCAAATCCAACTGGGAAGATATACCTCTACGATGGCCTTTATAAAATCCAGCAGTCTTGGGCGGAGAAAGGGAGGTCAGGTGTCAATGTTTTCAAGTACAAATTCGTCAGAGTTCCTGGCCAGCCTGAAGCTTTTACCATGTGGAAATCAATTCAGCAATGGAAGGAAGGCATTACGTCAAGGGTTGGGGTTATTTTGCCAGACCTGACTTCAGGTGCAGAAAATTTACCTGTTTCTCTTGTAAATGACGTTGATGATGAAAAGGGCCCTGCTTATTTTACATATTTTCCTACCCTCAAGTATCGGAAACCGTTTCATTCACCACAACCTTCTCGGAGCTGTATGTGTCGTGGTGGATGTCAACCTGGTGACTTAAACTGCTCTTGCATTCAGAAAAATGGAGGAGTTCTGCCTTATACTGCACTTGGGGTTCTTTTGATTTATAAGGCTTTAATACACGAGTGTGGTTCTTCTTGTTTATGCCCTCCCAATTGCCGTAACAGGATGTCCCAGGCGGGTTTGAAAGTCCGCCTTGAGGTGTTTAGAACTAAGGATAGAGGTTGGGGTGTAAGGTCTTGGGATCCCATCCGTGCAGGAGCTTTTATCTGTGAGTACGCAGGAGAAGTCATTGATGTATCTTCAGAAGAGGAGCTTGAGAGGGAAAGAGAAGATCACTATATTTTCGAAGCTACTTGCACCAGTGAACCTTCAGATGTTATGGCTGGAAATTCTATTGAGTCTCCAAAAATCCCATTTCCCCTTGTTGTAAGTGCGAAAAAAGGTGGGAATGTAGCTAGATTTATGAACCACAGCTGCACTCCAAATCTCTATTGGCAACCTGTGTTGCGAGAATGTAATAATGAAGCTTACCTCCATATTGCGTTTTTCGCAATCGGTCACATTCCTCCTATGAAAGAGTTGACATATGATTATGGGACAGGTCAGTCCGGCCAAGCAGGGCAGAGGAAGAAAAAATGCCTATGTGGTTCATTGAAGTGCAGAGGGCATTTTTAATGATGGGTGTTTTTTCATGAAGTTGATTGAGGATGTTAAAGCTCATTTGCCTCTGCAATAAGGTTGGATATTTCCTACTTGCATGCCTGGAGATTTCGTTTCTGTCAATTATGTTTTTTTCTATTGAATGATTCAAATGCTCGTTAACTGTACTGTGCATACGATATTCTTTGAATGAGTGAGAATGAGGTATTGATTTGCTGTATTGGCGTTTGTATGgttttttcatttgggttttgcATTCATACTTAAAGTTGGCGTGTCTTGTGATCTTTTTAACAATAAGATTTTCGTATAATGAGGAAAGAGAGAAACTGAACCAAAGAACTTTATCCCTACAAAGAGAAATGAGGAAAAATGAATACATGAAGAAGAAAACTTTATAAAAAACAGTGTGAAGCTTGTTACCTCTGAAATTTATTTGTGGTGAATTGATTTACACCTTGTTAGCACTTCCCAAAGTTTGCGTCTTGCTTAAGCCTGAAACGATTTTTTACTTGCTTTATCAGTTTTTTTGCTTCCTTTTCAACGATGGATAGCCTAGGGGTTGGGCTGAGTCACTGGATTGTCCTGTTTCCATGAAATtcaatttcaactttcaaccttGGTATTAGCCCTTCCCTTGTCTAGTCTTAAGACATGAAGAATTTGAGCATTGAGGCATATCTTACCTTTTTGCTAGTTGCCCAAGTCCCATATCCACCTTGCACAGTGCATAACATATGTACCGGACCTATACCGAACTTTCACACTTGGATTCATCACATGTGGTTGCGATGTAAGCAGCTTGTAGTTAGTATTGCTACGAATGAATGGATTCTATGCCTCTTCCCATTCATCTAGACTCTCTGTAGGCAAAGATACAAGCATTCGTGGATAACAGGGACATTATCCTCCTTCACAGTACTTTGTGAAACTGTGCAAGATGTAATCCTGTCCCAATCCACATTTAGTAGACAATCAAGGTCGATCCCAGAACCCTAGGATTTGGGGTGATGTAAGATAAGTGTCACGAAGTAGAGTTTTGTTACTGGTTTTAATTGTTTCCATGAAGAAAGGTAGTTGCAGTATTTAGTCATCAACTGTTTTTGTTGAAGAAAAAGGTTGGGTAGAACAAGAGGATGTTTTGAATAGAGTAACCTGTGAACACTAATGAATGTTATGTGTTCTTTAGGTGCTGGAGTTGAATAATTGTGTTGACACAAGTAGTTGGGATTGTGAAGACAGGTTTTTAGGGTTGGGAAAAGGTTTATTATTATGTCTTCATAGAGCTCTTTTTTTCTGGTAATTTGGTCATGGAGTTTTTGTGTGGGTCCTTTATCCCCTCTCCGGCAGGAAAAACCCCAATCTTGCATTGTATAGATATCTATGAATCTGGCATTGTTCCATGGTATTGTAGTATCCCCTACTTGGTGGGGTTAGCCCTATCCTATGGATATCTGATCCGGGCTGCAAACAGTTTTAACCAAACACCAGATATGTAGTTCTGTCTTCTATATAGTTCAATCTGATCCTCATATCCAGCCAAATAAACGGGCCCGACCTCTCAATTTCTGGATTGCTTGTTGCCATTCAGTTCTGAAGTGCAATAGCTCTACATTCAATTGTTTGAAAATGGAAGCACATGGGGAATCTTAAAATTTTGCTGAGAACTTTGACGCCCTGGATTGTGCGGACGCTTCTATTTCATTACCTGTTTTCCACatgggagagattttgttgttttcaacTCGCTTTCACTATGGTAATGTTACACAACGCGCTGTGCCAAATAACTCCATTTATTCGAATCTCACGGTTTCAACTATTTGATGCTGCTTCATGCATGATGGTCGGAATTCTTTTTATGCCGGTGCTAGAACTTCCAACTTGTGAAATGACTTCGTCATTTATACTGACTtgcaatttttctttcttcatttgATTTGCAGTTTATGGTTAAGGAGGAGCTCCAGGGAATACTGAGTGCCTTCTGTTCTCAATACATTGCCCCAAGCTGTGTGGTGCTACTGGTAATCCTAGAATATCAGATTCCGTTGTAAAATTTAGCAGATGATAAGAGAATCCTTTTTTCTTGTTGAAATAATGTAtaattattccaaaacaactGTAACATGGATGATGGAACTTTAGGATTCAAAGTTTGTTTTAGTTTGTCGagctttctttgtttctctGCTGATGTTGCTTGGGTATTACTTGCCGTAGGCCCCGTTCAGTTGCATGGAAATGATGAGAAAGGATGGGCAAAATCGACTTCctcataaatttttatttgtttatttatcaaGAAAGTTGAAGGACTCATAACTTCAAGTTGCCCGCTGGAAAACACTTTCTTTCAAAATATATCCGGCTAAtagaaatgaattttatttttcatgcaaGATTCCTCATCACTTCACCTTTCCTGCGAATCTATTTTCTGGGCAACATTCCTGACAACTAAACACATAATAAGTGTGGGAAACACTCTCGCCTCGTCAAGTAGTGGTAGGTGTTAGAGAATTTTGAGGGTTCAGAGCTTGAAATGAAGCAGGGCAGAAGTCCCGTCCAGACCTTTGGCGTTGAAGTGAGCGGAAAAATCTCGTGCAGTGGTCTCCCGGTACTTTGGAGGATTGTCTTGGGACAACAACTCGTTGATAGGCCCGTACAGCTTTGTCGATGGCGACATTCCCGTGGTGAAAAAGCATGCCACCGATACTCTTGGACCGACACGGTTCGCCAGCACCCTATGCTCGATGCTTTTGAACTTGTCATTTGTTACAAGCTGAAAACCCCCAGCAAATAAACAGAGTCAATTGCCTGTACTTCAGAGCAAAGTTAACTCAATGCTAAAATGTTGTAATTGATGGTTTCTTACCGCAGTTGATGGTTTGTTTTGTTATTGCAGCTCACTCAGAGACTCAGATAATGACTTAAGCTACACCTGCCGATATATAATCGTAATGATTTCATCTGAATTATGCTGACTGCTTAATTGACTATGGTTCGCAGCACCTGAGGCAGTCTATTACAGTACTATGTTAGTATGTCGATTCAAGTCTCTGAAATGGGTGTGGATACGTTTTTCAGGTGTTGGACCTTACGAACCCATGATTTTAGGATACAAAGATTTGTATCCGAAAGATGGGTTCAAGCATGTCAAAAATGTCATGAGCACATAACACTTCGACAAATGATGGAATAAAGTACGTAGGAATGCACTTGCAATTATACGAGCTTCCATCCGTGTGAGAGGCTAGAAGGTTTAACAAATGTGAGTTTTATCTCTTCAAACATCGCTAAAAGTCAAAGTACTCACATGAATTGCCCGCCTACTCTTGAATTAGGAGTGGGCACCATACACATATCTCAGACGCTTAGATTGTCGTAGTTCATCTAGCTACCATACAATGAAATAAAGCATAGAAGAAAAGTGCCTAACAAAATTGTTTTAACTAGTACCGCAGAATCAAAAAAACAAGGTGAATAAATGGATCATAGACTTGCCTGAAGAAGGTCTCCAACATTTACCACAAGTGCTCCGGGAGTAGGGGGTACATCAACCCACTGGTTCTGGTGCAGGACTTGGAGGCCTCCCACATGATCTTGCAGCAGCACCGTGATGAAGTCGTTGTCGGCGTGCTTGCTTGTTCCTAATGTTAGTTCTGGCTGCGGGCACGCTGGATAGTAGTGGCACAGAACTGCAAGCCCCTCGGCGCAGCCCATGTCTTTCAGGTGGTTAGGATTCAGCCCGAGAGCCTCGGATAATAACTCGAACAAAGAACAGCCTAGTTGCTTTACTTGGTTTGTGTACTCCAGTAGAATATCCCTGCAGGGCAAATTAATTAAGTCCCATGTACGAAGTTTGTTTGGAAAACAAGTCCTCGAAACCAAGACTATGGACTTGGGAAACCTATTAAGCTGCTTTCCGATAATGAATTTGTGGAGGGACTTATCGAGGGAAATGAAAAGAGGTTGTCAATTGCTATAGTGTTTGAATTCTGAAACAGTTCTTAATATCGGATGGTGATAATTTTTTCTCAGGATcccataaaaaaacattttaagaatTATTTACGGTTTGAATTACCTTTGTAGGACCCATAATGGATGGAtcctacaaaaataaaaaacattattAATTTCTTACCAATAAAAAGGGAGGCCAAACGGGGATTTGTTGAATGGGTGTGAATGAAAGCAGAACGACCCGTTTTACCTGGACAACGAAAAACCCTACCAAATGGAATGGAGATATTGCACTCCCTTAAAATGCAATACGTGCACTTGTCTAAACGCTTTATCTTATTCCAAGGTTAACGGCGCTCAATCTTAGCCGTCCAAACATATTTGGATGAATcgaattaaaataatttattaacaataaatagataatctattaccgttaatagattgtttttaatctgaattgtcaaaacacttttagatgaCTGAGATTGCGTGGaaccgtgaataaatttctctcctTATCTAAATTATCTAAATTGAAGCATACCTGCAAGTCTCAGGCAATTCCTCTGGATTTGGGGATTTAGGAGCTATAGCACAATACACAGTATCCCTCCAGTTAGCCGCCGGCGCtgcaaacaaatcaaaattgcTATTATACACACAAGCTCTCGACGAATCTCTCGTGTACCAATGCTTTTTGACCTCGGTGTCCTGCTCGTAAAACCTCAGGGTCCCATCCACCATCTCCTCCAACACACTCTCGGGAATTCCGTGATTGATCACTTGGAAAAAACCCCAGTTCACCGACGCATCGAGGACTTCTCCGACAGTTTCCTTTCGCCGGATTGGATCCTTGTCGATGCCGGCGAGGTCTATGATTGGAAAACTGAACTGGGTGTTGGTTGGATTTTGTGGGTTGTCAAAGTTATCTGGTGGGTGGATGAATATCCGGGGGATTTGCGCAACACCGGCGTCGACTAGTCCTTTGACCCCGGTTTTGGTTTCATCAAAAACTCTTAATTCACTTGCTCGATCATAGTTCAGTTCGATTGGAGCTTGCACTGAaattttggtggtggtggcatcCATTTTCTAAGTTGGTTAGCTCGAGCAAATTAAGGAGAAATTATGGTGAGCGGTGGGGAGAATGATGGGGGGACATTGTTGGACAAATGCAGTGCACAAAGCAGGGAGATGTAACATCATTGACTTCCTAGCTAGTACAAAAGTAAATCTAACACCCTTGGCTGCTACAGAAAGTAACAAAACAACTACTCCACTGGCAAAGGGCCAACAAAGCAAGTGATTTTTCAGTTTCGAATGGGTATATTTTACGTGATATTTTCTCGGTGCATTCGAGCCGttcgatacacttttggacggttaggattgaaatcctctctctcttctcatcaacactttctctctccaaatctgagtcgttcaaatACGTaatagacggctcggatgcgctaGTGGATACCACGtggcacccgctcggcactgaaattttttcccaatAAAGCAGGAGTGTGTGGAAGAATAAGAGACAATCACAGCCTGTTTGGTAGGCGGATTAGAGGGGGGGGATATAGCTTTGTCCCGATATAGATACCGGGGTGCTTTATATCATTTGTTTGTTTACCACGTGGAAGCTGGATATCATAGTACTGGGATTATATAATCCCCCTCCAACCTCGTTAATTTTAACCACCCCCGGTATCCGTAACATATCCATCATTCCcacattaccaaaataccccaTGGCCCCACAAACCTTTGTttacggggagagagagagagagagagggggtaacAAAATTGGACGAAGGCGAACTGGACGACGACGAACTCGAAGAAATCACTAACAATTCCGAcgaaatcagagaactagattATGATTTTACACAATTAGAATTTTGATTTTACAGAACTGCAGGTTATACGAACTCACAAAACCTCATTTTACACGACCTTGACGGTCCTCGTTTGATGTGCGGATAAAAAGAATGAGAGATTAATTAAAGTTCATCGCATAAGTTTCCTTGCTAAATAACAATCGAAAACATTcctgtttttttccccttgcaCCGGAATGGTGCCCAAAGAACAATCACGAGGGAGAAATTTCAAcattgattaaaaaaagaaaaagaaaaaagccaaGGATTATGGGCCTTTTGTGCTCAAAGCAAGAGTAGATGAAGATTTGATTCCGTTAAACTTTATGCATTTTAGGCATTTATATGTCTCGTATATATGCATGTCTGCACAATACACATTGCACAACATCCACCCTAAATTCGTCACGCATTAATATACCAAATAATGGACTCTTCTTGTTTCTAAATTTTATAGTAACTGCCAAAATAAAGCTATATTTATATTTGAGAAATTGAGAATAGTGGGCATGCATGGCTTCTTAATTTCAAGTCTGAACTTTCCCCAAGATTAAATTAAGCCTCTCATCCAGACAATAGAAAGTACTTATTCAGCCACGCAATACGCATgagaggagaaaaaagaaagcctGCATCTTCCAAAATGTTACCATCTATCTAAATGGTTAAGTTGATAACACAACCAACAGGCATAAGGGACTAAATTAATCATAAGCTACGTACCTATGCTTCAACATATTTAAACTTAGAATTCCAAAACTACTGTAAATACCAATATGAgaattttcttaaatttcacTAGTAAAAGAACTAATGCCTTGGATTAAGCACCGCTCCTTTGAAAAAAACCAACCCTGACATCTCCTCCTTAATCATGAACATAAAAGGATCGATGATCAGCTATGAAACTCGGTTTTGGGGTCAGACATGACCCTAGCCTGCAGCCATTGTAGCTAACTGCATATGACTAACTACCGCAGCTTCGGTGCCTTTCTCATCTACCTTAATGACAACTTTCTGGATCATTACTGAAGGGTAGAATGGCCGGATCCCCTCAGGAATTTTCATCATCTCCGAAAGGTCTTCTGGATTTTCAAGGAAAGGAAACTTCATTCCCATTTCCGTCATGGTCAAAGAAACATCAAATTCATATGAGAATTCAAACTTTGGGATCCAAACTTGGTCTAGAGTCTTCTCACTCAAGTTGAAGTAATCTTGTTTCGAAGATCCAGAATCAGAACAAAAATCTTCGAGAAGATTTTGTAACCCAAATTTCTCATGAGGGAGAAAGAAGTACATAGAAAATTTTCTATCGAGTTTTGCACTTTCATATGGAATTTTGAGGACCTTGAAACCGTCAAATGATCCGTAGTGATATTTCTCGCTACGACTCGTCATGAATGGAATCGAGATGGTGTCACTAGTGAGGAGATAGAAATTCCTTTCTTCGGTGAGACTCGCGTCAAATCTACGTTTATGAGTCCAAATTCCTTTGAAGTATAGTCCATTTGCA
The sequence above is a segment of the Rhododendron vialii isolate Sample 1 chromosome 13a, ASM3025357v1 genome. Coding sequences within it:
- the LOC131312304 gene encoding histone-lysine N-methyltransferase, H3 lysine-9 specific SUVH1-like, with amino-acid sequence MEQGVGSESIPTPGSMDKSKIFDIRPLRCLVPTFPSSPGTSAFSSPQTSPFMCFPPTGPFPPGVSPFYPFLVPAESLRSAVPNQAGHSGFNNAIPSPVPLTSFRPTSTKKSRAANGSTGPSRKSSRYRTAGIHLDEDGYSDSQHQTDQYLSGFSMHVADAEDTGSKVRRRKGKSEMRTRSGREVSPGVDIDLVANSFLESFNLAEFDSVRQADGDTQSIRYILMIFDLLRRRITQVEEGREAAPGGLRRPDLKAGAILMNKGVRTNTKKRIGAVPGIEIGDIFFFRMEMCLVGLHAPSMAGIDFMSFKLVQGEDSLAISIVSSGGYEDNVDDGDVLIYSGQGGNIYRKDRFVDITDQKLERGNLALEKSLHRGNHVRVIRGVKDVANPTGKIYLYDGLYKIQQSWAEKGRSGVNVFKYKFVRVPGQPEAFTMWKSIQQWKEGITSRVGVILPDLTSGAENLPVSLVNDVDDEKGPAYFTYFPTLKYRKPFHSPQPSRSCMCRGGCQPGDLNCSCIQKNGGVLPYTALGVLLIYKALIHECGSSCLCPPNCRNRMSQAGLKVRLEVFRTKDRGWGVRSWDPIRAGAFICEYAGEVIDVSSEEELEREREDHYIFEATCTSEPSDVMAGNSIESPKIPFPLVVSAKKGGNVARFMNHSCTPNLYWQPVLRECNNEAYLHIAFFAIGHIPPMKELTYDYGTGQSGQAGQRKKKCLCGSLKCRGHF
- the LOC131312305 gene encoding 1-aminocyclopropane-1-carboxylate oxidase homolog 1-like, which gives rise to MDATTTKISVQAPIELNYDRASELRVFDETKTGVKGLVDAGVAQIPRIFIHPPDNFDNPQNPTNTQFSFPIIDLAGIDKDPIRRKETVGEVLDASVNWGFFQVINHGIPESVLEEMVDGTLRFYEQDTEVKKHWYTRDSSRACVYNSNFDLFAAPAANWRDTVYCAIAPKSPNPEELPETCRDILLEYTNQVKQLGCSLFELLSEALGLNPNHLKDMGCAEGLAVLCHYYPACPQPELTLGTSKHADNDFITVLLQDHVGGLQVLHQNQWVDVPPTPGALVVNVGDLLQLVTNDKFKSIEHRVLANRVGPRVSVACFFTTGMSPSTKLYGPINELLSQDNPPKYRETTARDFSAHFNAKGLDGTSALLHFKL